The Pseudanabaena sp. PCC 6802 genomic interval AATGCTCTAACGGGATCGGTAGTCAATGCCCCAGGAGAGTCGCGGGCAGGACTAACGGGTGAGGCATTAGGTATATATGGAGTAACTGGTGGAATAGCCTCAATACTAGAATTAATGGGAGTTACTGATGAAGTTGGCAAAGTTCTAGATGACTCTTTAAATGTGAAGGGGTTGGCGATCGTCGGCACCAAAGACTCGCCTGGAGATGTCCTGAGCCGATCCGCATCGCCAGCATGAGGTTTAACAGGCGATACTTCCACGGGATCGGCATTACCCTGAGCCAAAACATCAAAGCTCTGTTGTAGTCCTAGTGGAATTGTCGTACCGCATGCAACTCCCAGGATATAGATTAGCGCTATTTTATCGATCGCTTTAGCAGAAGTCCTCATTGCCCCAACCCTCCATGCTTATGTATTCAATACAAGTTAATAGGAATTATGCAGAGATGCCATAGGTAGGGTGCATTGCCCACCTATTAATGATGCTTAGTGCCTGTAGTGTAGCACTGGTTTTCAGAACCGCAAGAAAACTTATACCAATTTAAATTGTTGAATTACAGATGGGGGTGGGGTGCCTCCCACGAAAGGCTTCTACCCAAATTGGTATTAGTTGAAGTTTAGGTTTTTAAACAGATCGGGTGGCAAATTTGGCAGGATAAGCGTGACAAAGTAATAGACGAGTGGTGCCGTGAACACGTAGCTATCAGCACGATCCAAGATGCCGCCATGACCAGGGATCAGTTGACCCGAATCCTTTACACCCGCATCCCTTTTCATCATCGACTCTGTTAGATCGCCGAGTAAACTCGCAACCCCAATTAATAAGCCCAATGTTACTCCAGTGACGGGCCACAGATGCCAACCCATCCGCCAGGCTCCGATCGTGGCAACGGATACACAACTAAAAAGACCGAATATTGCCCCTTCCACTGTCTTTTTAGGACTGATATCAGACAGGCGCGTGCGCCCGACTAGCTTACCCATGGAATAAGAAGCAATATCGGAAGCCCAAATACAGCCGAATGCCAATAGGACGTAAATCCCGCCCTGACTGAGCATAAACCAGGATAAATCGCCATGACCTAGCTCTCGCAGCCTGATCCAATAACTAGGTAAGTAACCGCCATAAAACAACCCCAAGATAGATGCAGAAATATCGGCGATTGAGGCAAATCTCGGTTGGAATAACAGGTAAAAACAAATAAACGTACCGGCAATTGGGACAACAGCATCTGCTATTTCTACCTTCATCAATGAAATTAGCAAAAGTACTTGACTGACTGCCATAGTCATCTTGGCAGCCGGGATCATGCCTTTGGCTCTAACTAATTCAAAATATTCTTGCTGTCCTAAGTAAATCAATAAGGCTAGACCGATGGTAAAGGCCCATCCTCCCAACGCGATCGCTGCTAATGCAAGGGGTATAGCAACAATAGCGCTAATTATGCGAGTCCAAGGCATGAAAACTTCAATATCCTTCTAATTCCTGAGTAGGAAGCGATCGATCTCTTATTAGTGCTAAAGTGTAGTTCATTTGCTACATAAAAGCCGATACAACCTGCTGACACAATCTATAGTATGTCCTCTCCAGGTCACACGAAAAGTTACTATGCCATACTTGGACTAACTCCGTGGGCAAATGAACGTCAAATTCGCCAAGCTTATCGCGAGTTAAGCAAACTCTACCACCCCGACACTACGAAGTTACCCAAAGCGGAAGCTATCAATAAGTTCCGAGAGCTTAATGATGCCTATGCCACCCTCAGTAACCCAGAACGGCGCAGCGCCTACGATCGCAGTATCCATTTTTCCCGCCTGAAGGTGTTTCAAGAGCAAACAGCCGCCGATCCCCTCCACCCCAATTCCATCTACGCTGATGACGATATCCCCAGCGAACGCCCGCTTTCTAGTGGCGAACTATTTGCTTTGTTCCTATTGTTTTTAACCTTCATTATCTGTCTGGTAGTTGTAGTATTAATTGGTCTCGTACGAGGCGATCGCCTTCTGCCAGACTCGTTAACCTTAAACTTAAAGAATTTCAGTATTTTGTTTCTTCCCCATAGTTGGGGCGTTCTTTTCTCTACACTCATAACTCATATAGCCTGAACCTATGCGTTTGCCATCGCCCGATACCCCACTGTACAATCACCCCCTACCTCTGATTGAGTCCTGGTTGCAAACCCAGGGTTGCACGCAAGATAAAGCGAATGCGTCTAGCTGGTACGTGCGTCGTAACGGTTGGGAAGCAGAAATTTGGATGGATATTGAGGAAATTAGGGTACGCTACATTAATGCGATCGCTGGGAATAAAGACATTCAAAGGGTTTTTCCCTACTCCCTCAGCCGTCAGGATATTGAAGATGCAATCTTTACTGGACCATAACCAATTTTTAACTAATGGTGCTATAGTCATTGAACTAGGCAAAAGTACATGGCAGTAGCTCTCGATGCTCTATCTTCAATGCAATCGCCAAGATCGCTGCAAAATTGCCAAAGCATTATGGAAGTTACGATCGGGTTTTCTAGATGTGCAGCTCAATTAAGCAAAAGTTAGCAAGCACGATCGAACAGAATTCCGGAAAAACAAATATAAGGGTGTACAACTATGTATCGTTTAGCATTTAGGAGGCGAATTGAGTAAATCTTACAGGGTAGCTATATTAGGTGCTACTGGTGCAGTTGGTACGGAATTAATGGCACTGCTACAGGAGCGGAAGTTTCCACTGAACGAACTTAAGTTACTTGCTTCAGAAAATTCTGCTGGCAAGCAGGTGCAGTTTGGAGATCGCCTGTTGACGGTCGAGACCGTGCAAGCAAGTTCGTTTGACAATGTAGATCTGGTTCTGGCATCGGCGGGTGGTTCCATTTCCAAACAATGGGCACCCATCGCAGCTAAAGCAGGAGCGGTTGTTATTGATAACTCCAGTGCCTTTCGGATGCGATCGGACGTACCGTTAGTCGTGCCAGAGGTCAATCCTGATGCCGCGCGCGCTCATCAGGGCATCATTGCTAATCCCAACTGCACGACTATTTTGATGAATCTAGCCGTCTGGCCTTTGCATAAGGTTAAGCCAGTGAAAAGAATTGTAGCGGCGACATATCAATCAGCTAGCGGCGCGGGAGCGCGAGCTATGGAAGAAGTCAAACTACAATCGCAAGCAATCCTAAATCGCGAGCCACCAGAAGCGAAAGTTTTGCCCTACCCTCTAGCGTTTAATCTCTTTTTGCACAATTCGCCGATGACGGCAAATAGCTACTGCGAAGAAGAGATGAAGATGGTGAATGAAACTCGCAAGATTTTTAACGAACCGGAGCTGAGAGTTACGGCTACTTGCGTGCGCGTGCCAGTTCTGCGCGCTCATTCCGAGGCAATTAATCTGGAATTTGATACCCCCTTCGATCCGGAATCAGCCCGCCAAATTTTGAGCCAAGCGCCGGGCGTGAAACTGGTTGAAGATTTTACTCAAAACTATTTCCCCATGCCCATTGAGGCTAGTGGCAAGGATGAAGTTCTCGTCGGTCGGATTCGCCAGGATATTTCCCATCCTAACGGGCTGGATTTGTGGTTGTGCGGCGACCAGATCCGTAAAGGAGCGGCACTAAATGCCATTCAAATCGCAGAACTATTAATCGAGCAAAACCTGATTTAACCCTTATGGGAATTACTTACGTGAATGCTGAAGTCCAGATCCCCCCTAGCCCCCCTTAAAAAGCAAGGAATCTTGCAAGTTGCCCCAAAGAGAGGGTTGGTGGATCTGTTGTGTGTAAGTTCTGATGTATCTTTGCTTTTTATTGCCTAACTGTTTATGGGTGGAATTGACTTTGGTAGCTTATTGACCGCTATGGTAACGCCTTTCAGTTTAGAAGGCGAGGTTGACTATGTCAAAGCCGAGCAACTTGCCATGCATTTAGTCGATCGCGGCACTGATACGCTGGTTGTCTGCGGTACTACGGGCGAGTCTCCTACACTGAGCTGGGATGAAGAATACAAACTCTTTCAGGTAGTCAAGCAAGCTGTAGCAGGTAAGGCGAAAATTGTGGCTGGAACTGGCTCGAATTCCACCTCTGAAGCGATCTCCGCCACCCAAAAAGCCGCTTATCTCGGACTGGATGGCACGTTGCAAGTAACGCCCTACTACAACAAGCCCCCGCAAGAAGGTCTGTACCAGCACTTCGCCGCGATCGCCCATGCCGCCCCAGAACTACCCATAATTTTGTATAATATCCCTGGTAGGACTGGTTGTAAGCTGGAACCAACAACAGTCGCGAGGCTGGCTGAAATTCCCAATATTGTAGCAATTAAAGAAGCTACCGGCGATTTGGATCAAGCCAGTCAAATCCGAGCTACTACCCCCAGCGATTTTGCTATTTATTCTGGCGATGATTCATTGACCCTGCCACTCATGGCTGTTGGTGCGAAGGGAGTCGTTAGCGTGGCATCGCACCTGGTTGGTTCTCAACTAAAGGCAACGATCGCTGCCTTTAATGAAGGTAACGTCCAGTTGGCAACCCAGTTACACATTCAACTCTTTCCCCTGTTTAAAGCTTTATTTCTCACTACCAACCCAATTCCAGTGAAGTTGGCGCTGAAGATAGTTGGTCTGGATACGGGTGTAGTGCGATCGCCATTGGTGCAAGGCACCCCCGAACTTGAAGCGAAGTTGCGATCGGTTATGAGCAGTTTGGGTATTATCTAATGAACTATTGAGAGTAATTTTTAGTCATTTATTTATCCTGCGATCTATTGCCGCTGTAAAAAAGCCATTGCCGTACGGGCAGAGAGGGTGAGGGCGCAAGTTTAAAGTTTTTTAGATTTTCAGTTTCTCAGTTTTTCAGGTTTCCATTTCATTTGTCGTTTATATAGAAAGCCAAGTCAGAACATATGTCAAAAACTTCTAACGCTCCCGCACTCAAGATTATTCCTCTGGGTGGTTTGAAAGAAATTGGGAAAAATACGTGGGTGTTTGAGATTAACGATGAGATTATGCTCCTTGATGGTGGGCTGTCGTTCCCAGAAGATGGCATGCATGGGGTGAATATCGTGCTGCCGGACATGACCTATCTGCGGCAAAATCGCCATAAGATTAAAGGCATGATCGTTACCCACGGACATGAAGACCATATCGGCGCGATCGCTTTTCACCTGAAGCAATTCGACATACCAGTTATCTACGGCCCTCGCCTGGCGATGGCTCTGTTAGAGGACAAATTGCGCGAAGCGGGCGTACTGAATCGTACGGAATTGCGCCGCGTTGGCCCGCGCGATATGGTGCGGGTGGGGAATAGCTTCTTTGTGGAATTTATTCGCAACACTCACTCGATCGCCGATAGTTTTACCGTAGCGATCAACAGCCCGGCAGGGTTAGTGATCCATTCCGGCGATTTCAAAATAGACCACACACCTGTTGATGGCGAATTCTTTGACTTCCAACGCCTCGCCGAACATGGCGAAAAAGGAGTGCTCTGCCTGATCAGCGACTCCACCAATGCCGAAATACCTGGAGTTACGCCATCAGAGCGAGCAGTCTACCCCAACCTCGAACGCGCATTTGCCTCCGCCAAGGGCAGAGTAATTGTGACCACGTTTGCTTCGTCAGTGCATCGTGTCAACATGATTCTGGATATTGCCGAGAAGCAAGGCCGAGTTGTCGGTATTGTAGGGCGCTCCATGCTTAACGTGATCGCCCACGCTCGCACGTTAGGCTATATCAAGTGTCGCGATGAACTGCTCCAACCGCTGCAAAATCTGCGACATTACAACGAAAACCAGATTTTAATTCTGACGACGGGTTCGCAGGGCGAGCCGATGTCAGCCTTGACGCGCATGGCAAACGAGAGCCATCCTCAGCTAAAAATCCAACCCGGCGATA includes:
- a CDS encoding phosphatidate cytidylyltransferase, whose amino-acid sequence is MPWTRIISAIVAIPLALAAIALGGWAFTIGLALLIYLGQQEYFELVRAKGMIPAAKMTMAVSQVLLLISLMKVEIADAVVPIAGTFICFYLLFQPRFASIADISASILGLFYGGYLPSYWIRLRELGHGDLSWFMLSQGGIYVLLAFGCIWASDIASYSMGKLVGRTRLSDISPKKTVEGAIFGLFSCVSVATIGAWRMGWHLWPVTGVTLGLLIGVASLLGDLTESMMKRDAGVKDSGQLIPGHGGILDRADSYVFTAPLVYYFVTLILPNLPPDLFKNLNFN
- a CDS encoding J domain-containing protein gives rise to the protein MSSPGHTKSYYAILGLTPWANERQIRQAYRELSKLYHPDTTKLPKAEAINKFRELNDAYATLSNPERRSAYDRSIHFSRLKVFQEQTAADPLHPNSIYADDDIPSERPLSSGELFALFLLFLTFIICLVVVVLIGLVRGDRLLPDSLTLNLKNFSILFLPHSWGVLFSTLITHIA
- a CDS encoding DUF3143 domain-containing protein; the protein is MRLPSPDTPLYNHPLPLIESWLQTQGCTQDKANASSWYVRRNGWEAEIWMDIEEIRVRYINAIAGNKDIQRVFPYSLSRQDIEDAIFTGP
- a CDS encoding aspartate-semialdehyde dehydrogenase, with amino-acid sequence MSKSYRVAILGATGAVGTELMALLQERKFPLNELKLLASENSAGKQVQFGDRLLTVETVQASSFDNVDLVLASAGGSISKQWAPIAAKAGAVVIDNSSAFRMRSDVPLVVPEVNPDAARAHQGIIANPNCTTILMNLAVWPLHKVKPVKRIVAATYQSASGAGARAMEEVKLQSQAILNREPPEAKVLPYPLAFNLFLHNSPMTANSYCEEEMKMVNETRKIFNEPELRVTATCVRVPVLRAHSEAINLEFDTPFDPESARQILSQAPGVKLVEDFTQNYFPMPIEASGKDEVLVGRIRQDISHPNGLDLWLCGDQIRKGAALNAIQIAELLIEQNLI
- the dapA gene encoding 4-hydroxy-tetrahydrodipicolinate synthase — protein: MGGIDFGSLLTAMVTPFSLEGEVDYVKAEQLAMHLVDRGTDTLVVCGTTGESPTLSWDEEYKLFQVVKQAVAGKAKIVAGTGSNSTSEAISATQKAAYLGLDGTLQVTPYYNKPPQEGLYQHFAAIAHAAPELPIILYNIPGRTGCKLEPTTVARLAEIPNIVAIKEATGDLDQASQIRATTPSDFAIYSGDDSLTLPLMAVGAKGVVSVASHLVGSQLKATIAAFNEGNVQLATQLHIQLFPLFKALFLTTNPIPVKLALKIVGLDTGVVRSPLVQGTPELEAKLRSVMSSLGII
- a CDS encoding ribonuclease J, coding for MSKTSNAPALKIIPLGGLKEIGKNTWVFEINDEIMLLDGGLSFPEDGMHGVNIVLPDMTYLRQNRHKIKGMIVTHGHEDHIGAIAFHLKQFDIPVIYGPRLAMALLEDKLREAGVLNRTELRRVGPRDMVRVGNSFFVEFIRNTHSIADSFTVAINSPAGLVIHSGDFKIDHTPVDGEFFDFQRLAEHGEKGVLCLISDSTNAEIPGVTPSERAVYPNLERAFASAKGRVIVTTFASSVHRVNMILDIAEKQGRVVGIVGRSMLNVIAHARTLGYIKCRDELLQPLQNLRHYNENQILILTTGSQGEPMSALTRMANESHPQLKIQPGDTVVFSANPIPGNTISVVRTIDKLMALGATVVYGKDKGIHVSGHGAQEDQKLMLGLTRPKFFFPAHGELRMLLQHSRMAQAMGVPQDHVVIAENGDVVEVCQDYIRIADRVPAGIELVDSSREGVVNGDVLRDRRQIAGDGIVTIAISVGLDGKLSAVPDIQLNGVVLSMERAALFNMLSETVEKSLERTWLEFARNTLEIDWTGLRYQLERDISKALRNYTQSRPKLVLLLQTPILSGAPIVSAPVTTTPAAGKRRRAAAVS